A region of Beijerinckia sp. 28-YEA-48 DNA encodes the following proteins:
- a CDS encoding peptidoglycan-binding domain-containing protein encodes MAFTTASALRVISLLLAATALPGHSLAQQPAPAAAAPDPAFEAAKSAFEALPDADRRALQDALVWTGDYKGNVDGNFGRGTRDAIVAYARRSKLPTDGTLDPKARALLVAAGEKIRNAQAFRKVVDTRSGVAIGLPTKAMSKRTDTKTGSTWSTADGAAAIDTFQNAEAESDLPRLFEILRGDGPGRKVTYRVLRPDFLVITGEEGERVFYTRAARGMANGVPTVRGYTLSYARRLRPTYDVLSIAVANAFEPFPSAAAPSSATAPVVSAAPSAPASQLEASAIAIGPGLFLTVLGRDCTDPKIGGRAATITRRDADTGLALVEARGAEIAAVAPAASTPNAGDSLVALFAAQMGGRDAEIVVATGNYVAPVGTGVPRLVAPLQGRIGGTAIFDRSGALVALAAAPANDPVRYAGIVPQAAWKLIPASAATKLMNDAGVKPVVLPAGIPAPRPDRTAGDIAAQRGRSLQALMCTR; translated from the coding sequence ATGGCTTTTACAACGGCAAGCGCGCTGCGCGTTATCTCGCTGTTGCTCGCTGCCACTGCGCTGCCGGGCCATAGCTTGGCCCAGCAGCCGGCCCCGGCGGCCGCCGCTCCCGATCCTGCTTTCGAGGCGGCCAAGAGCGCTTTCGAAGCCCTGCCGGATGCCGACCGGCGCGCCCTCCAGGATGCGCTTGTCTGGACCGGGGACTATAAGGGCAATGTCGATGGCAATTTTGGTCGCGGCACGAGAGATGCGATCGTCGCCTATGCCCGGCGCAGCAAGCTGCCGACCGATGGCACGCTTGATCCGAAGGCGCGGGCCTTGCTGGTCGCCGCAGGCGAGAAGATCCGCAACGCCCAAGCCTTTCGCAAGGTTGTTGACACGCGTTCAGGCGTAGCCATCGGCCTGCCGACCAAGGCGATGAGCAAACGCACCGACACCAAGACCGGCTCGACCTGGAGCACGGCTGACGGCGCCGCCGCGATCGATACGTTCCAAAACGCCGAGGCTGAAAGCGACCTGCCGCGCCTGTTCGAAATTCTGCGTGGCGATGGTCCGGGCCGGAAGGTCACCTATCGGGTGTTGCGGCCGGACTTCCTCGTCATCACCGGCGAAGAAGGCGAGCGCGTGTTCTACACGCGCGCGGCCCGTGGCATGGCCAATGGCGTGCCGACGGTGCGCGGCTACACCTTGTCTTATGCGCGCCGCTTGCGTCCAACTTACGATGTCTTGTCGATCGCTGTCGCCAATGCGTTCGAGCCGTTCCCGTCGGCTGCCGCGCCCTCATCGGCCACAGCGCCGGTCGTCAGTGCGGCGCCGTCCGCGCCGGCATCGCAACTGGAAGCCAGCGCCATCGCCATCGGCCCCGGTCTCTTCCTGACCGTGCTTGGTCGTGATTGCACGGATCCGAAAATCGGCGGTCGCGCCGCGACCATCACACGACGCGATGCCGATACGGGCCTGGCGCTGGTCGAGGCGCGCGGCGCTGAGATTGCGGCGGTTGCGCCTGCCGCCTCCACACCCAATGCCGGCGATAGTCTTGTCGCTTTGTTCGCCGCCCAGATGGGCGGCCGCGACGCGGAGATCGTCGTCGCCACGGGGAACTATGTGGCGCCGGTGGGAACCGGCGTGCCGCGTCTTGTGGCGCCGCTGCAAGGACGCATTGGCGGCACCGCGATTTTCGATCGCTCGGGCGCGCTCGTGGCTTTGGCGGCTGCGCCGGCGAACGATCCGGTGCGCTATGCTGGGATTGTGCCGCAAGCGGCTTGGAAGCTCATCCCCGCTTCGGCAGCGACCAAGCTGATGAACGATGCTGGTGTGAAGCCGGTTGTTCTGCCAGCCGGCATTCCCGCGCCACGTCCCGATCGCACCGCCGGCGATATCGCCGCTCAGCGTGGCCGCTCCCTCCAGGCGTTGATGTGCACGCGCTAA
- a CDS encoding aldehyde dehydrogenase family protein, translated as MDDVTFSGEQQVSAFLARAGKLLIDGKHVPAVSGATFDVINPATEQVIARVAHGDKADVDLAVSAARKAFDGGPWVRMAPAERAKLIYKLGEAIDRHADELALIETLDNGKPLKAARTIDIPSSAEKLRYYAGWATKLYGTTADVSLPGDWHAYTLREPVGVAALIVPWNFPLMMAVSKIAPALAAGCTVILKPAEQTPLTALRLGELVQEIGFPPGVINIVTGFGEAGAALVDHPGVDKVSFTGSTEVGKLILKAATGNLKRVTLELGGKSPVIVFPDANIDQTIEGVSRFIFSNAGQVCAAGSRLYAHKKVFDRILEGVAERAQKLRVGPGIDATTDMGPLVSQEQLDRVTGFLQSGRDAGASVVTGGQRFGQSGYFVEPTILADTTADMAVRREEIFGPVLCASAFDDDSLDAIATEANNTTYGLSAYVWTQNVGVAHKMAKRLKAGFIRINGGGLDNALPFGGYKQSGWGRENAQEGVETFTEVKSVIIGL; from the coding sequence ATGGATGACGTCACGTTTTCGGGCGAACAACAGGTATCGGCCTTTCTGGCGCGCGCCGGCAAATTGTTGATCGATGGCAAACACGTTCCTGCCGTTTCCGGCGCGACGTTCGATGTGATTAACCCGGCGACTGAACAGGTGATCGCCCGCGTTGCTCACGGCGACAAGGCCGATGTCGATCTGGCGGTGAGCGCGGCGCGCAAGGCGTTTGATGGCGGCCCGTGGGTGCGCATGGCGCCGGCGGAACGTGCCAAACTCATCTACAAGTTGGGCGAAGCGATCGATCGTCATGCCGATGAGCTGGCATTGATCGAGACGCTCGACAACGGCAAGCCGCTGAAGGCAGCGCGCACCATCGATATCCCGAGCTCGGCCGAAAAGCTGCGTTACTACGCTGGCTGGGCGACCAAGCTCTATGGCACCACGGCGGATGTGTCGTTGCCGGGTGATTGGCACGCCTACACTTTACGTGAGCCGGTCGGCGTCGCCGCTTTGATCGTGCCGTGGAACTTCCCGCTGATGATGGCGGTGTCGAAGATAGCGCCGGCGCTTGCGGCTGGCTGCACCGTTATTCTCAAGCCGGCGGAACAGACACCACTGACGGCGTTGCGTCTCGGCGAATTGGTTCAGGAAATAGGCTTCCCGCCGGGGGTCATCAACATAGTCACGGGCTTTGGCGAGGCCGGCGCCGCATTGGTCGATCATCCCGGTGTCGACAAGGTCTCCTTCACCGGTTCGACCGAAGTCGGCAAGCTGATCCTCAAAGCCGCCACCGGCAATCTGAAGCGGGTGACGTTGGAGCTGGGCGGCAAGTCGCCGGTCATCGTCTTTCCCGATGCCAACATCGATCAGACGATTGAAGGCGTGTCGCGCTTCATCTTCTCCAATGCCGGCCAGGTCTGCGCGGCGGGTTCGCGGCTCTATGCGCATAAGAAAGTGTTCGATCGCATCCTCGAAGGCGTGGCCGAACGGGCGCAGAAGTTGAGGGTCGGTCCCGGCATTGATGCGACGACGGACATGGGTCCGCTGGTGTCGCAGGAACAGCTCGATCGCGTCACCGGCTTTCTGCAGTCTGGTCGCGATGCTGGCGCTTCGGTCGTCACCGGCGGTCAGCGTTTCGGCCAGTCAGGCTATTTCGTCGAGCCGACGATCCTCGCCGACACCACCGCCGACATGGCTGTGCGGCGCGAAGAAATCTTCGGGCCGGTTCTCTGCGCGTCGGCGTTCGATGACGACAGTCTCGATGCCATCGCGACCGAGGCCAACAACACGACCTATGGCCTGTCGGCTTATGTGTGGACGCAGAATGTCGGCGTCGCCCATAAAATGGCGAAGCGCCTGAAGGCCGGCTTCATCCGCATCAATGGCGGTGGCCTCGACAATGCGCTGCCGTTTGGCGGTTACAAACAGTCCGGCTGGGGTCGCGAGAACGCGCAGGAAGGTGTCGAGACCTTCACCGAGGTCAAATCGGTCATCATCGGCCTTTGA
- a CDS encoding MFS transporter, whose product MAASIKGLEPFQSREYSCFFFSRFFAGLAMSMIDVAVGWLVYEMTGSAVALGLIGLAAFAPSILFLLIAGHVADSYDRRQVLMICYAISALASLGLFLAAMLQMETLPLIYGLVFLAGAARAFFSPASSALLPNLVSKEQLANAVALGSTATKTASVIGPAVGGFAYLFGAPFVFFCTTFLSATCVVLLYMLKRRPPAAGKSQLSWGYLTAGVKSIWSNSTLLGLVSLDLFAVLLGGATALLPMFAKDIFDAGPVGLGFLRSAPSVGAIGTAVLLARFPLNSRVGLRMFQAVGVFGLATIGFGLSSSILLALACLVVLGAADMVSVYVRTTLVQLETPDEMRGRVSAVNSLFIGASNELGQFYSGIVASLTGPVLAVVIGGSGAVAVTLAWMRLFPKLKDRDKLV is encoded by the coding sequence ATGGCAGCCTCGATTAAGGGTCTGGAACCGTTCCAGTCGCGCGAATATTCCTGTTTTTTCTTCTCGCGTTTCTTCGCCGGCCTGGCGATGAGCATGATCGATGTCGCCGTGGGGTGGCTGGTCTATGAAATGACCGGCAGTGCCGTGGCGCTGGGGCTGATCGGCCTTGCGGCCTTCGCCCCCAGCATCTTGTTCTTGCTCATCGCCGGTCACGTCGCCGACAGCTACGACCGGCGGCAGGTCTTGATGATCTGCTATGCCATATCGGCGCTGGCATCGCTGGGTCTGTTTCTGGCGGCGATGCTGCAGATGGAGACGCTGCCGCTCATTTATGGATTGGTGTTTCTGGCCGGTGCGGCGCGGGCTTTCTTCAGCCCCGCCTCTTCCGCGCTGCTGCCAAACCTGGTGAGCAAGGAGCAATTGGCGAACGCCGTTGCTCTGGGGTCCACGGCCACCAAAACCGCCTCGGTCATCGGGCCGGCGGTCGGTGGCTTCGCCTATCTGTTCGGCGCTCCTTTCGTCTTCTTCTGCACGACCTTTCTATCGGCGACCTGCGTTGTCTTGCTCTACATGCTCAAGCGCCGCCCGCCGGCTGCGGGTAAATCGCAATTGTCGTGGGGATATCTGACGGCAGGCGTCAAATCGATCTGGTCGAACTCGACCCTGCTGGGATTGGTCTCGCTGGATCTCTTCGCCGTACTGCTCGGTGGCGCGACGGCCTTGCTGCCGATGTTCGCCAAGGACATTTTCGATGCCGGCCCGGTTGGCCTCGGCTTTTTGCGCAGCGCCCCCTCGGTGGGCGCCATTGGCACGGCGGTGCTGCTGGCGCGCTTTCCGCTCAACAGCCGGGTCGGCTTGCGCATGTTCCAGGCGGTCGGCGTTTTCGGCCTCGCCACCATCGGCTTTGGCCTGTCGTCGAGCATTCTGCTGGCACTGGCCTGTCTGGTCGTGCTTGGCGCCGCCGACATGGTGAGCGTCTATGTCCGCACGACCCTCGTCCAATTGGAAACGCCTGATGAGATGCGCGGCCGGGTCTCGGCGGTGAACAGCCTTTTCATCGGCGCCTCGAACGAATTGGGGCAGTTCTATTCCGGCATCGTCGCCAGCTTGACCGGCCCGGTCTTGGCCGTGGTCATCGGCGGCAGTGGGGCCGTCGCCGTCACCCTGGCCTGGATGCGATTGTTCCCGAAATTGAAGGATCGCGACAAGCTGGTCTGA
- a CDS encoding DUF2325 domain-containing protein, which yields MFPHPQPPKTVLRIDASAGFAFPGVGPLVNVAEPRRRKLWDFSPSLHCSIVGTCLTLPALRKVVAKSVGPAVIANQSDHEIHKEGVRLAATSGGGGKLLQKALEAEHAGAIRRFESASTPADILSLWREARAAGDVAGGYWAALTHPATDTTTLRQLFGEIHMLSHLVGAANRADIRRLADLEQENVRLSEKVERQENRLRSMVTERDARIARLQAALAEPTQALPTPEVRNGEVEELRALVAGLRQKLDRESARRLKLETRQTQLQDDTRVAREERDAAVNAKAHLVEELATLEDYVQAQRADAVQPDAQPTLAGQTLLYVGGRLDTLAAIKDAVASTGAVLLHHDGGQDEAASLLPSLIGRADVVAFPVDCVSHSAMFIVKRLCKQAEKPFVPLPSSGLAGVLRLLKAWPINWPERATIDA from the coding sequence ATGTTTCCACACCCGCAACCACCCAAGACTGTTCTGCGCATCGATGCCTCGGCTGGCTTTGCCTTTCCGGGTGTCGGGCCGCTGGTGAACGTCGCCGAGCCCCGTCGTCGCAAGCTCTGGGATTTCAGCCCGTCGCTGCATTGTTCGATCGTCGGCACCTGTCTGACCTTGCCGGCGCTACGCAAGGTCGTCGCCAAATCGGTCGGCCCGGCGGTCATCGCCAACCAGTCCGACCACGAGATTCACAAGGAAGGCGTGCGGCTCGCCGCGACGTCGGGCGGCGGCGGCAAGCTGCTGCAGAAAGCCCTTGAGGCCGAACACGCCGGGGCTATTCGGCGTTTTGAGTCGGCCTCTACGCCGGCCGATATTCTGTCGCTCTGGCGCGAGGCCCGCGCCGCCGGCGATGTGGCGGGCGGCTATTGGGCGGCGCTGACCCATCCGGCGACCGATACGACAACGCTGCGGCAGCTCTTCGGCGAGATCCATATGCTGTCGCATCTGGTGGGCGCCGCCAACCGCGCCGACATTCGCCGCCTTGCCGATCTCGAACAGGAGAATGTTCGCCTGAGCGAGAAGGTCGAGCGGCAGGAGAACCGCCTGCGCAGCATGGTGACCGAGCGCGATGCGCGCATCGCCCGCCTGCAAGCCGCTCTCGCCGAACCGACGCAGGCTCTGCCGACGCCCGAAGTGCGCAACGGCGAAGTGGAGGAATTGCGCGCCTTGGTGGCGGGCCTGCGCCAGAAGCTCGATCGCGAAAGCGCCCGGCGCCTGAAGCTTGAAACGCGGCAAACCCAGTTGCAGGACGACACGCGGGTGGCGCGCGAAGAGCGTGATGCGGCGGTCAACGCCAAAGCGCACTTGGTCGAAGAGCTGGCGACCTTGGAAGATTATGTGCAGGCGCAGCGCGCCGATGCGGTCCAGCCCGATGCTCAACCAACGCTTGCCGGTCAGACCCTGCTCTATGTCGGCGGTCGCCTCGACACATTGGCCGCGATCAAGGATGCGGTGGCATCGACCGGCGCGGTTCTGCTGCATCACGATGGCGGACAGGATGAAGCGGCAAGCCTGCTGCCATCGCTGATCGGCCGCGCCGATGTGGTCGCCTTTCCGGTCGATTGCGTCAGCCATAGCGCGATGTTCATCGTCAAGCGCCTGTGCAAACAGGCGGAGAAACCTTTTGTGCCGCTGCCGAGCAGCGGATTGGCCGGCGTTCTGCGCCTGCTCAAGGCTTGGCCGATCAATTGGCCCGAACGAGCCACGATCGACGCCTGA
- a CDS encoding ABC transporter substrate-binding protein has product MSKKLALTLACGDYEIIRALKEGTVRADGIELTIVTTMDSSTRHWRFLRNREFDVAEVSSSSYLLARDQGLPFAGIPVFLHRRFRHGFAFVNTSKGINEPKDLIGRRIGVKSFQVSAILWLRGILEHEYGVPHKSIEWVTEIDEDVEFTAPEGLRLSRMRHDQTCEDMLVAGELDAVLHADLIWPMLQKHPAVKRLWPDYKSEELAYFRKTNIFPIMHVMGIKQEIVDQYPWVPVELQKAFDASKAVAMKRMENPRIVPLAWYREAWEEQEAVLGPDPWEYGMTDSNRHTLETLVGYSFEQGMIKRRIGLEELFLEVSQGRKRGTNRI; this is encoded by the coding sequence ATGTCTAAGAAGCTGGCGCTGACTCTGGCTTGCGGCGATTATGAAATCATTCGAGCTCTAAAAGAAGGCACGGTGCGGGCTGACGGCATCGAGCTGACGATCGTCACGACAATGGATTCCAGCACGCGGCACTGGCGCTTTCTGCGCAACCGCGAATTCGATGTCGCCGAAGTCTCGAGCTCGTCTTATCTGCTGGCGCGCGATCAAGGCCTGCCGTTCGCGGGCATTCCCGTGTTCCTGCATCGCCGCTTTCGCCATGGCTTTGCCTTCGTCAACACGTCGAAGGGCATCAACGAGCCGAAGGATCTCATCGGTCGCAGGATCGGCGTCAAATCCTTTCAGGTGTCGGCGATCTTGTGGCTGCGCGGCATTCTCGAACATGAATATGGCGTGCCGCATAAGTCGATCGAATGGGTGACCGAGATCGACGAGGATGTTGAGTTCACAGCGCCCGAAGGGCTGCGTCTTTCGCGCATGCGTCACGACCAGACATGCGAGGATATGCTTGTCGCCGGCGAGCTTGATGCGGTTCTGCACGCCGACCTGATCTGGCCGATGTTGCAGAAGCATCCGGCGGTCAAGCGGTTGTGGCCTGATTATAAGAGCGAGGAACTCGCCTATTTCCGCAAGACCAATATTTTCCCGATCATGCATGTGATGGGTATCAAGCAAGAGATCGTCGATCAATATCCTTGGGTGCCGGTCGAATTGCAGAAGGCCTTCGATGCGTCGAAGGCGGTTGCGATGAAGCGTATGGAAAATCCGCGCATCGTGCCGCTCGCCTGGTATCGTGAAGCCTGGGAGGAGCAGGAGGCCGTGCTTGGTCCTGATCCTTGGGAATACGGCATGACCGACAGCAACCGGCACACGCTTGAAACCCTGGTCGGCTATTCCTTCGAGCAAGGCATGATCAAGCGGCGGATCGGGCTGGAGGAATTGTTCCTCGAAGTGAGTCAGGGGCGTAAACGCGGCACCAATCGGATCTGA
- a CDS encoding MarR family transcriptional regulator has product MNSVIADRLREIGLSVPQCDILTTLTEQEGMSQQDLARRLYVTKGNISGLVDRLVAATLVERRTIPGDRRSHAIFLTEAGRSIATEAIVVQKRFVEETFAKMAPDRLAEFEKLVIEVRDLVRAAANVREPPIGSNLPNKVRTSSSPRARMRSL; this is encoded by the coding sequence ATGAACAGCGTGATTGCCGACCGTTTGCGCGAGATTGGCCTGTCCGTCCCCCAGTGCGATATTCTCACCACGCTGACGGAACAGGAGGGCATGAGCCAGCAGGATCTCGCCCGCCGGCTCTATGTCACCAAAGGCAATATCTCCGGCCTGGTCGACCGGCTGGTGGCGGCAACCCTGGTCGAGCGCCGGACGATCCCCGGCGATCGCCGCTCGCACGCCATCTTCCTCACCGAAGCGGGCCGCAGCATCGCCACCGAGGCGATCGTCGTTCAAAAGCGGTTCGTCGAGGAGACATTCGCCAAAATGGCGCCCGACCGTTTGGCCGAATTCGAGAAACTGGTCATCGAGGTGCGGGATCTTGTGCGCGCCGCGGCCAATGTCCGGGAGCCGCCGATCGGCAGCAACTTGCCCAATAAGGTGCGCACGTCCTCGTCTCCGCGCGCGCGGATGCGGTCGCTTTAG
- a CDS encoding tripartite tricarboxylate transporter substrate-binding protein, which translates to MTKNFAIAIVLLASQIPAAALNQSLAQDAGPFASGKPLTMIIGFGPGGGYDLWARVVSRHITKHLPGKPNVVPQNMPGAGSFTAASNIYAIAPKDGSTMGLIARDAALGPLTGQQGARFDPLQITWIGTPTTETNVCIATQNAKVKTFDDLLKTELIVGDTGPGTGTRAYPRALNAILGTKFKLVAGFPASSDVFLAMERGEVDGICESLDSVDGKRPDWIPQKKVNLIFQGGTEPSPEIKDTPFILDLAKTAEQKQAIEFLYAGQGIGRPFVAPPNMPPERVKMLRDAFNATMKDEEFIAEVKKQRLDLEPHTGEQLEALIRKIYATPKPIVERVGELIR; encoded by the coding sequence ATGACGAAGAATTTCGCCATTGCTATCGTGCTGCTGGCGTCACAGATACCGGCGGCTGCTCTTAACCAAAGCCTTGCGCAGGACGCGGGCCCGTTCGCCAGCGGCAAGCCGTTGACGATGATCATCGGGTTTGGTCCCGGTGGTGGCTATGATCTGTGGGCCCGCGTGGTGTCTCGCCACATCACCAAACATTTGCCCGGCAAACCCAATGTCGTGCCGCAGAACATGCCTGGCGCAGGCAGTTTCACCGCCGCCAGCAATATCTATGCGATCGCTCCCAAGGACGGTTCGACCATGGGCCTCATCGCGCGCGATGCCGCCCTTGGTCCGCTCACCGGTCAACAGGGTGCGCGTTTCGATCCGCTGCAGATCACCTGGATCGGCACGCCGACCACCGAGACCAATGTCTGTATCGCCACCCAGAACGCGAAGGTGAAGACCTTCGACGATCTCTTGAAGACCGAACTGATTGTTGGCGATACCGGCCCAGGCACTGGCACGCGTGCTTATCCCCGTGCACTGAACGCCATCCTCGGCACCAAGTTCAAACTGGTGGCCGGTTTCCCCGCCTCTTCCGATGTGTTCCTGGCCATGGAGCGCGGCGAGGTCGATGGCATTTGCGAAAGTCTCGATAGCGTCGATGGCAAGCGGCCCGATTGGATCCCTCAAAAGAAAGTGAACTTGATCTTTCAGGGTGGCACCGAGCCGAGCCCCGAGATAAAGGACACGCCATTCATTCTCGATCTTGCCAAGACTGCCGAGCAGAAACAGGCGATTGAGTTCCTCTATGCGGGACAGGGTATTGGTCGGCCGTTTGTCGCGCCCCCCAACATGCCGCCCGAGCGAGTGAAAATGTTGCGCGATGCATTCAACGCGACAATGAAGGATGAAGAGTTCATCGCCGAGGTGAAGAAGCAGCGGCTTGATCTCGAACCGCATACGGGGGAGCAGCTCGAAGCGCTGATCCGCAAGATTTACGCGACGCCCAAGCCCATTGTTGAACGGGTAGGCGAACTGATTAGATAG